In Oryza brachyantha chromosome 2, ObraRS2, whole genome shotgun sequence, a single window of DNA contains:
- the LOC121053629 gene encoding uncharacterized protein LOC121053629, whose translation MGLTLSCIHRRQAHQPPPARVVGADGSLKELPAVSSPAAVLGGAGDAFFVCNSDALYFNERPTALPPGEALRPGQIYFVLPAAMLAQPLSTADMAALAVRASAALAAAKAPRRRAGLRGGGGGKNKKKTVRVAPLRDEQLDGDVLLHEKLNERTLGEFPASWSPPKSGEKLAAAAAATRARLKRALSIIQEDAE comes from the coding sequence ATGGGATTGACGCTTTCCTGCATCCACCGCCGGCAAGcgcaccagccgccgccggccagggtcgtcggcgccgacggGTCGCTCAAGGAGCTCCCGGCGGTTtcctctcccgccgccgtgctcggcGGCGCAGGAGACGCCTTCTTCGTGTGCAACTCCGACGCGCTCTACTTCAACGAGCGGCCGACGGCGCTGCCGCCCGGCGAGGCGCTCCGGCCCGGGCAGATATACTTCGTGCTCCCGGCGGCGATGCTCGCGCAGCCGCTGTCCACCGCCGACATGGCCGCGCTGGCGGTGCGCGCAAGCGCGGCTCTCGCGGCCGCCAAGGCGCCGCGCCGACGAGCTgggctgcgcggcggcggcggcggcaagaacaagaagaagacgGTGCGCGTCGCGCCGCTGCGGGACGAGCagctcgacggcgacgtgctgcTCCACGAGAAGCTGAACGAGCGGACGCTGGGAGAGTTCCCGGCGTCGTGGAGCCCGCCAAAGAGCGGCGAGaagctcgccgcggcggcggcggcgacgcgggcgcggcTGAAGCGGGCGCTGAGCATCATCCAAGAGGACGCCGAGTGA
- the LOC102714986 gene encoding uncharacterized protein LOC102714986, whose amino-acid sequence MGAKLSCIYRPDSAAVDAGAAAATATATATARVVAADGSLRELPASSSPCVSVASDVLGDDTASFFVCNSDALYFDARPPALAPGEPLRPGELYFVLPRAMLGRPLSSADMGRLAVRASAALAGGSKPQQVHAAERRHIHRHGGGGKKKKKKVQVTPAQRREDDVDGVFNEKVNEQTLGLFAVFLSPARGGGAAAARSPLKRALSLVEEEEA is encoded by the coding sequence ATGGGAGCGAAGCTTTCTTGCATTTACCGGCCGGACAGTGCAGCCGTCGACGCGGGCGCcgcagcagcgacggcgacggcgacggcgacggcgagggtcGTCGCGGCCGACGGCTCGCTGAGGGAGctgccggcgtcgtcgtctccttGCGTCTCCGTGGCGTCCGACGTGCtcggcgacgacacggcgTCCTTCTTCGTGTGCAACTCGGACGCGCTCTACTTCGacgcccgcccgccggcgctggcgccCGGCGAGCCGCTCCGCCCCGGGGAGCTGTACTTCGTGCTGCCCAGGGCGATGCTCGGCCGGCCTCTGTCCAGCGCCGACATGGGCAGGCTCGCCGTCCGCGCGAGCGCGGCTCTCGCCGGCGGGTCGAAGCCCCAGCAGGTACATGCGGCAGAGCGACGCCACATACAccggcatggcggcggcggcaagaagaagaagaagaaggtgcAGGTCACGCCGGCGCAACGCAGAGaagacgacgtcgacggcgtgTTCAACGAGAAGGTCAACGAGCAGACGCTCGGGCTGTTCGCCGTGTTCCTGAGCCCggcgagaggaggcggcgcggcggcggcgcggtctcCGCTGAAGAGGGCGTTGAGCTTagtggaagaagaggaggcgTAG
- the LOC102719552 gene encoding uncharacterized protein LOC102719552, producing MQDPRSMQRDEFATPKTHKRKVAYRPLASSQIKAETELLRKEVPHTSGKNQKVPKITFKSEPHLPAPQSDRVTPDSMPESGPADEYRVLRRKYLLLEEENFDLDRQLSRAEEEATVLEDEKSALLDQLVVLEGLVDPSQMQPQRRI from the coding sequence ATGCAAGACCCAAGAAGCATGCAACGGGATGAATTCGCAACCCCAAAGACACATAAGAGGAAGGTCGCTTATCGGCCTCTGGCCTCCAGCCAAATAAAAGCTGAAACCGAGCTGCTGCGGAAGGAGGTTCCACACACATCCGGCAAGAACCAGAAAGTCCCTAAGATAACCTTCAAGAGCGAGCCCCACCTTCCCGCTCCGCAATCAGATAGGGTAACCCCGGATTCCATGCCGGAGTCTGGTCCCGCTGACGAGTACAGGGTGTTGCGGAGGAAGTACTTGCTGCTGGAGGAGGAGAACTTCGACCTAGACAGGCAATTGAGCAGGGCTGAAGAGGAAGCCACTGTTCTTGAGGATGAGAAGTCGGCGCTGCTGGATCAGCTTGTTGTCTTGGAAGGCCTTGTGGATCCTTCACAGATGCAGCCACAGAGAAGGATATGA
- the LOC102719268 gene encoding mitotic spindle checkpoint protein BUBR1 isoform X2 — MIEAIDEYRGEDPLQPWLDCIKWVQESFPTGGDCSGLVVIYEQCVRAFWHDGRYKDDLRYLKVWLEYAGNCADSEVIFRFLEANQIGQSHSIYYLSFASVMESKNKLKIANEVFNLGIARKAKPVEKLETTYRAFLQRLSKKKAHHEQDDTATEDQPARNFGTVLNRGEIRGQHAENSHLVKPRVTLQRIDANRPLAVYKDENTLPSHGLTRTRSNNTTWQTLGTQADRNKENNMRPAKWTSHKIPQKVGSMVAVQPTRASSIEVFVDDECVREPAPQPQVPRSTKPSILKLRQATSRNLKQETELLMENPLRNFPLTSLR, encoded by the exons ATGATAGAAGCAATCGACGAGTACCGCGGCGAAGACCCGCTCCAGCCATGGCTAGA CTGCATCAAATGGGTTCAGGAGTCGTTCCCGACAGGCGGGGATTGCTCGGGGCTGGTGGTGATCTACGAGCAGTGCGTTCGTGCCTTCTGGCACGACGGCCGCTACAAGGATGATCTCCGCTACCTCAAAGTGTGGCTGGAATAT GCGGGGAATTGCGCCGATTCTGAGGTGATATTCAGGTTCCTGGAGGCCAACCAGATTGGCCAGAGCCATTCCATTTACTACTTGTCTTTTGCGTCGGTAATGGAGTCCAAGAACAAGCTAAAGATAGCTAACGAGGTTTTTAACCTTGGTATAGCTAG GAAAGCAAAGCCTGTGGAGAAGTTGGAAACTACGTACAGGGCATTTCTTCAGAGATTATCCAAAAAGAAGGCACATCATGAG CAGGATGATACAGCTACAGAAGATCAGCCAGCAAGGAACTTTGGTACTGTCTTGAACCGTGGGGAAATCA GAGGCCAGCATGCAGAAAACTCTCACCTTGTGAAACCTAGGGTTACACTGCAAAG AATTGATGCCAATAGGCCACTTGCAGTTTATAAAGATGAAAACACGTTACCAAGCCATGGCCTTACAAGAACCAGGAGCAACAACACAACCTGGCAAACACTTGGAACACAAGCAGACCggaacaaagaaaataacatGAGGCCGGCTAAATGGACGTCACACAAG ATCCCTCAGAAGGTAGGATCGATGGTAGCGGTTCAGCCAACTCGCGCCAGCTCCATTGAGGTCTTCGTAGATGACGAATGTGTCAG GGAACCAGCTCCTCAACCTCAAGTGCCAAGGAGTACAAAACCCTCCATTCTGAAGCTTAGGCAAGCAACAAGCAGAAACCTCAAGCA GGAAACCGAACTGCTTATGGAGAACCCGCTGCGCAACTTCCCTCTAACTAGCCTTAGataa
- the LOC121053447 gene encoding uncharacterized protein LOC121053447 → MASSCSSAMAGLAEREVEEEERRRLVPEWLRPLLAARFFTACPEHRRVSKSECNHYCLTCAGAGAGAAAVGCHWCVEEAHGAGHQVVQVRRSSYHSVVRVSELERALDLSRVQTYVINRDRVVFLNERAQAPRNGRCAAASAAACSACEACGRGLLDAAFRFCSLGCKLRCMESDPTLTFTIDPNNMPEQQISGPPEDEDEDDDDAAAGKEEDEPFYPSTKNSNKNVQSKLSCRQGRQPPAPAPPRRRPATGGGGERQVADDNGGRHNGGKEAGEAAATILAFAAATERPTAAAAPTADPNSYRRRARKGVHRVPERAPFF, encoded by the exons ATGGCGAGCTCGTGCtcgtcggcgatggcggggTTGGCGGAgcgggaggtggaggaggaggagcggcggcggctcgtgCCGGAGTGGCTGCGTCCGCTGCTCGCCGCGCGGTTCTTCACGGCGTGCCCGGAGCACCGCCGCGTGAGCAAGAGCGAGTGCAACCACTACTGCCTGacctgcgccggcgccggcgcgggcgccgccgccgtcggctgcCACTGGTGCGTCGAGGAGGCGCACGGCGCGGGGCACCAGGTGGTGCAGGTGCGGCGGTCGTCGTACCACAGCGTGGTCCGCGTGTCGGAGCTGGAGCGGGCGCTGGACCTGTCCCGGGTGCAGACCTACGTCATCAACCGCGACAGGGTCGTCTTCCTCAACGagcgggcgcaggcgccgcGGAACGGccggtgcgccgccgcctccgccgccgcgtgctccGCCTGCGAGGCGTGCGGCCGCGGCCTCCTCGACGCCGCCTTCCGCTTCTGCTCCCTCGGCTGCAAG CTCCGATGCATGGAATCTGATCCTACCCTGACATTCACCATCGACCCCAACAACATGCCGGAGCAGCAGATTTCAGGGCCACCTGAAGACGaggacgaagacgacgacgacgccgctgcagggaaggaagaagacgagCCGTTCTACCCAAGCACCAAGAACAGCAACAAAAATGTCCAGAGCAAGCTCAGCTGCAGGCAGGGACGACAgccaccggcaccggcaccaCCGCGACGACGACCTGCGACTGGTGGGGGAGGAGAACGCCAGGTGGCCGACGACAATGGCGGTCGTCACAACGGCGGCAAGGAAGCAGGagaggccgccgccaccatcctcgccttcgccgccgcgacAGAACGgccgacggccgcggcggcgccgaccgcCGACCCGAACAGCTaccggcggcgcgcgaggaAGGGCGTCCACCGCGTGCCTGAGCGGGCGCCGTTCTTCTGA
- the LOC102719268 gene encoding mitotic spindle checkpoint protein BUBR1 isoform X1, protein MAAAAAAAAAEEPAVVLDKETLMLMGVGAAASPGAEWETFKENVRPLKRGRNVGLLNRALKAHADPAQRAALLAARRKMIEAIDEYRGEDPLQPWLDCIKWVQESFPTGGDCSGLVVIYEQCVRAFWHDGRYKDDLRYLKVWLEYAGNCADSEVIFRFLEANQIGQSHSIYYLSFASVMESKNKLKIANEVFNLGIARKAKPVEKLETTYRAFLQRLSKKKAHHEDDTATEDQPARNFGTVLNRGEIRGQHAENSHLVKPRVTLQRIDANRPLAVYKDENTLPSHGLTRTRSNNTTWQTLGTQADRNKENNMRPAKWTSHKIPQKVGSMVAVQPTRASSIEVFVDDECVREPAPQPQVPRSTKPSILKLRQATSRNLKQETELLMENPLRNFPLTSLR, encoded by the exons atggcggcggcggcggctgcagcggcggcggaggagccaGCGGTGGTGCTCGACAAGGAGACGCTGATGCTGATGGgggtcggcgcggcggcgtcgccgggcgccgagTGGGAGACGTTCAAGGAGAACGTGCGGCCGCTCAAGCGCGGCCGCAACGTGGGCCTCCTCAACCGCGCCCTCAAGGCGCACGCCGACCCCGCCCAgcgcgccgccctcctcgccgcccggAG GAAAATGATAGAAGCAATCGACGAGTACCGCGGCGAAGACCCGCTCCAGCCATGGCTAGA CTGCATCAAATGGGTTCAGGAGTCGTTCCCGACAGGCGGGGATTGCTCGGGGCTGGTGGTGATCTACGAGCAGTGCGTTCGTGCCTTCTGGCACGACGGCCGCTACAAGGATGATCTCCGCTACCTCAAAGTGTGGCTGGAATAT GCGGGGAATTGCGCCGATTCTGAGGTGATATTCAGGTTCCTGGAGGCCAACCAGATTGGCCAGAGCCATTCCATTTACTACTTGTCTTTTGCGTCGGTAATGGAGTCCAAGAACAAGCTAAAGATAGCTAACGAGGTTTTTAACCTTGGTATAGCTAG GAAAGCAAAGCCTGTGGAGAAGTTGGAAACTACGTACAGGGCATTTCTTCAGAGATTATCCAAAAAGAAGGCACATCATGAG GATGATACAGCTACAGAAGATCAGCCAGCAAGGAACTTTGGTACTGTCTTGAACCGTGGGGAAATCA GAGGCCAGCATGCAGAAAACTCTCACCTTGTGAAACCTAGGGTTACACTGCAAAG AATTGATGCCAATAGGCCACTTGCAGTTTATAAAGATGAAAACACGTTACCAAGCCATGGCCTTACAAGAACCAGGAGCAACAACACAACCTGGCAAACACTTGGAACACAAGCAGACCggaacaaagaaaataacatGAGGCCGGCTAAATGGACGTCACACAAG ATCCCTCAGAAGGTAGGATCGATGGTAGCGGTTCAGCCAACTCGCGCCAGCTCCATTGAGGTCTTCGTAGATGACGAATGTGTCAG GGAACCAGCTCCTCAACCTCAAGTGCCAAGGAGTACAAAACCCTCCATTCTGAAGCTTAGGCAAGCAACAAGCAGAAACCTCAAGCA GGAAACCGAACTGCTTATGGAGAACCCGCTGCGCAACTTCCCTCTAACTAGCCTTAGataa
- the LOC102714707 gene encoding protein LYK5, with protein MAEEPPRRRGLPRALPFFFFVVVPLLLAVAARAQQEYEANLQNACYASNGSSTLGYTCNATAGAAAAAASCDAYLVFRSAPPLYASAVSISYLLNVTPAAVADASAVDPVSPVAADRLVLAPVPCGCTPGGYYQHNASHTIRNTGVETYFIIANLTFQGLSTCQALIAQNPLHDSRGLVAGNNLTVPLRCACPSPAQAAAGVKHMLSYLVTWGDSVSAIAARFRADEQAILDANTLTATSIIYPFTTLLIPLKSAPTADMLASPAPPPAPTPPQAQPPAPSGGSGSGRGIAVGVGVGCGVLALAAVLGLVFFCVRRRRGVGEGDRPEKVVVDVSSSAEYGALASGKQTTTTNTTSSSSLSAARSLMASDVREALESLTVYKYSDLEKATAGFSEERRVPGTGVYRGVFNGDAAAVKRVAGDVSGEVGILKRVNHSSLIRLSGLCVHRGDTYLVFEFAENGALSDWLHGGGARTGVLGWKQRVQVAFDVADGLNYLHHYTSPPCVHKNLKSSNVLLDADLRGKLSSFGLARALPSGDGGAQLTRHVVGTQGYLSPEYLEHGLITPKLDVFAFGVILLELLSGKEAAFAGDGNGEALLWEAAEGLVDGCEDSPSKVRAFMDPRLGGDYPLDLAMAVASLAAQCVAAQPGARPAMDEVFVSLAAVYNSTVDWDPSDHGNSGSSLIGR; from the coding sequence ATGGCAGAGGAGCCACCGCGACGCCGAGGGCTCCCCCGCGCcctccccttcttcttcttcgtcgtcgtccccctcctcctcgccgtcgcggcgcgggcgcagcAGGAGTACGAGGCCAACCTGCAGAACGCCTGCTACGCCAGCAACGGGAGCTCCACCCTCGGCTACACCTGcaacgccaccgccggcgccgccgccgccgcggcgtcctgCGACGCCTACCTCGTGTTCCgctccgccccgccgctctACGCCTCCGCGGTCTCCATCTCCTACCTCCTCAACGTcaccccggccgccgtcgccgacgccagcGCCGTCGACCCGGTCTCCCCCGTCGCCGCTgaccgcctcgtcctcgcgcCGGTGCCCTGCGGCTGCACGCCGGGCGGCTACTACCAGCACAACGCCTCGCACACCATCCGGAACACCGGCGTCGAGACCTACTTCATCATCGCCAACCTCACCTTCCAGGGGCTCTCCACCTGCCAGGCGCTCATCGCCCAGAACCCCCTCCACGACAGCCgcggcctcgtcgccggcaACAACCTCACCGTGCCGCTCCGCTGCGCCTGCCCCTCGCCGGCGCAGGCCGCCGCGGGGGTGAAGCACATGCTCTCCTACCTCGTCACGTGGGGCGACAGCGtctccgccatcgccgcgcGGTTCCGCGCCGACGAGCAGGCCATCCTCGACGCCAACACCCTCACCGCGACCTCCATCATTTACCCCTTCACCACGCTGCTGATTCCCCTCAAGAGCGCGCCCACGGCGGACAtgctcgcctcgccggcgccgccccccgctccgacgccgccgcaggcgcagccgccggcgccgtccggGGGATCGGGCAGCGGGAGGGGAATCGCCGTCGGGGTCGGTGTCGGTTGCGGCGTTCTTGCGTTGGCCGCTGTGCTTGGCTTGGTTTTCTTCTGtgtccggcggcgacgcggcgttGGGGAAGGTGATCGTCCTGAGAAGGTGGTCGTCGACGTGTCCTCCTCGGCGGAGTACGGCGCCCTCGCGTCGGGGAagcagacgacgacgacgaatacgacctcctcctcgtcgttgTCCGCGGCGAGGTCGCTGATGGCGAGCGACGTGCGCGAGGCGTTGGAGTCGCTGACGGTGTACAAGTACTCGGATCTGGagaaggcgacggcggggttCTCGGAGGAGCGGAGGGTGCCCGGAACCGGAGTGTACCGCGGCGTGTTcaacggcgacgcggcggcggtgaagcgGGTAGCCGGCGACGTGAGCGGGGAGGTCGGCATCCTGAAGCGCGTGAACCACTCCAGCCTGATCCGCCTCTCGGGCCTCTGCGTCCACCGCGGCGACACCTACCTCGTCTTCGAGTTCGCCGAGAACGGCGCGCTCAGCGACTggctccacggcggcggcgcccgcacCGGCGTCCTGGGTTGGAAGCAGCGCGTGCAGGTGGCGTTCGACGTCGCCGACGGGCTCAACTACCTCCACCACTACACCAGCCCGCCGTGCGTGCACAAGAACCTCAAGAGCAGCAACGTCCTCCTCGACGCCGACCTCCGCGGCAAGCTCTCCAGCTTCGGGCTGGCCCGCGCGCTCCCctcaggcgacggcggcgcgcagcTCACGCGCCACGTCGTGGGGACCCAGGGGTACCTCTCGCCGGAGTACCTCGAGCACGGCCTCATCACGCCCAAGCTCGACGTGTTCGCCTTCGGTGTCATCCTGCTCGAGCTGCTCTCCGGGAAGGAAGCCgccttcgccggcgacggcaatGGCGAGGCGCTGCTGTGGGAGGCCGCGGAGGGGCTCGTCGACGGCTGCGAGGACTCACCGAGCAAGGTGCGCGCGTTCATGGACCCGCGGCTGGGCGGCGACTACCCGCTCGACCTGGCCATGGCCGTGGCGTCGCTGGCGGCGCAGTGCGTGGCGGCGCAGCCCGGCGCGCGGCCGGCCATGGACGAGGTATTCGTCTCGCTCGCGGCGGTGTACAACTCCACGGTGGATTGGGACCCCTCCGATCACGGCAACTCCGGGTCGTCGCTGATTGGGAGGTAG